One Acidiferrobacter thiooxydans DNA window includes the following coding sequences:
- a CDS encoding tyrosine-type recombinase/integrase, whose amino-acid sequence METDGSQRGERPGPLEAYVDAFLDDQRIAGYSPNTLAERRAVTIAFARWAKRHAIAEGSLGEEHVQSFIRRRPPQCSATESERATVRRFLAYLRACGVMPSAPSQPDTPAEALVARYITFLRKDRGLAERSILVYAPCARAFLATRQAQAGRLALDQLDAKTIHAFLLGRIRNHASESSRLVTVALRSLLRFLFLRGETPRDLSAAVPTMRTYREAGVPALLTPEEVEEALASPDRSTSKGRRDYAILLLLARLGLRASEVVLLTLEDVHWRTGELVVRGKGSRMESLPLPADVGRALAEYLRRDRGTTTSRRVFLRAIPPRIALTGPCAIDHIVRLALARAGIPPQPQHVAHLFRHSLATRMIRQGASLAEIAEVLRHHTQASTRIYAKVSLEALRGVALPWPLTGGAP is encoded by the coding sequence ATGGAGACAGATGGTTCGCAAAGAGGTGAGCGCCCCGGACCCCTTGAGGCATACGTCGACGCGTTTCTGGACGACCAACGGATCGCCGGGTACTCCCCGAACACCCTGGCCGAGCGCAGGGCGGTGACCATCGCCTTCGCGCGGTGGGCCAAGCGGCACGCCATCGCCGAGGGGTCCCTCGGGGAGGAGCACGTCCAGTCCTTCATCAGGCGCCGGCCGCCGCAATGTTCGGCCACCGAGAGCGAGCGGGCCACGGTACGACGTTTTCTGGCCTATCTGCGCGCGTGCGGCGTCATGCCGTCTGCACCCTCCCAGCCGGACACGCCTGCCGAGGCACTGGTGGCGCGCTACATCACTTTCCTCCGCAAGGATCGGGGACTCGCCGAGCGTTCGATCCTGGTCTATGCGCCCTGCGCCCGGGCGTTTCTGGCCACCCGGCAGGCGCAGGCGGGGCGGCTTGCGCTCGATCAGTTGGATGCCAAGACGATTCACGCCTTCCTGCTCGGCCGGATCAGGAATCACGCCTCGGAGTCGTCGCGGTTGGTGACCGTGGCGCTGCGCTCGCTGCTGCGCTTCCTCTTCCTGCGCGGCGAAACCCCGAGGGACCTCTCGGCGGCGGTCCCGACGATGCGTACGTACCGTGAGGCGGGCGTGCCGGCGCTGTTGACGCCCGAGGAGGTCGAGGAGGCGCTGGCGAGTCCGGATCGATCGACCTCCAAGGGCCGGCGCGACTACGCCATCCTTCTGCTGCTCGCGCGCCTCGGGCTGCGCGCCTCCGAGGTGGTCTTGCTTACGCTCGAGGATGTTCATTGGCGCACCGGCGAGCTGGTTGTGCGCGGGAAGGGGTCCCGGATGGAGTCCCTGCCGCTTCCCGCCGATGTGGGTCGGGCGCTGGCTGAGTATCTGCGCCGCGACCGGGGCACCACCACCTCCCGCCGCGTGTTCCTGCGTGCGATCCCGCCGCGCATCGCACTCACGGGCCCGTGTGCCATTGACCACATCGTGCGGCTGGCCCTCGCCCGTGCCGGCATCCCGCCGCAGCCACAGCACGTCGCGCACCTGTTTCGGCACAGTCTGGCGACCCGGATGATCCGCCAGGGCGCCTCCCTCGCGGAGATCGCCGAAGTGCTGCGGCACCATACGCAAGCGAGCACCCGGATCTACGCGAAGGTCTCGCTGGAGGCGTTGCGGGGCGTGGCGCTCCCGTGGCCGCTGACCGGAGGTGCGCCATGA
- a CDS encoding tyrosine-type recombinase/integrase has translation MSPTTFPALLQQFFTERLLGSQGASPHTVGGYRDTFRLLLRFAAAHLHCTPSALRLEQLDAPLLEAFLEYLERERGNGARTRNQRLAALHGFFRYVALAEPARSLQCQRILAIPPKRFERGPVAFLTPEEAQALIAAPDAGTWIGRRDRTLLALALQTGLRSSEIRQLCCRDVAIGTGPHVRCLGKGRKTRCTPLRPEVAALLKAWLCERRGDPADPVFPSARGGGALSADALAGIVARHTATAGRACPSLKTKRVTPHTLRHAAAMALLQSGVDITVIALWLGHESTQSTEIYLHADMRLKEQALAHATSAGIAPRRFHAPDRLLTFLEGL, from the coding sequence ATGAGCCCGACGACATTCCCGGCCTTGCTGCAGCAATTCTTCACCGAGCGGTTGCTTGGGAGCCAGGGTGCGAGTCCGCACACCGTGGGAGGCTACCGCGACACCTTCCGCCTGCTGTTGCGCTTTGCCGCGGCACACCTGCACTGCACCCCGTCGGCGCTGCGCCTCGAGCAGCTCGATGCCCCGCTCCTGGAGGCGTTCCTCGAGTATCTGGAGCGTGAGCGGGGCAATGGGGCGCGCACCCGCAATCAGCGGCTCGCGGCCCTTCACGGCTTCTTTCGCTACGTGGCGCTGGCCGAACCGGCGCGCAGTTTGCAGTGTCAGCGCATCCTCGCGATTCCGCCCAAGCGCTTCGAGCGCGGGCCGGTGGCGTTTCTCACCCCGGAGGAGGCGCAGGCGCTCATCGCCGCCCCGGATGCCGGGACCTGGATCGGCCGGCGGGATCGCACCCTCTTGGCACTGGCCCTCCAGACCGGCCTGCGCAGCAGTGAGATCCGGCAGCTTTGCTGCCGGGACGTCGCGATCGGCACAGGACCCCATGTACGCTGTCTCGGCAAAGGACGCAAGACGCGCTGCACCCCGTTGCGCCCCGAAGTGGCGGCCCTCCTCAAGGCATGGCTATGCGAACGCCGAGGGGATCCTGCGGATCCGGTCTTTCCGAGCGCCCGGGGTGGCGGCGCCTTGAGCGCAGATGCCCTGGCAGGCATCGTGGCGCGGCACACGGCGACCGCCGGCCGAGCCTGCCCCTCGTTAAAGACCAAGCGCGTCACCCCGCACACGCTGCGACACGCCGCGGCCATGGCCCTGCTGCAAAGCGGCGTCGATATCACGGTCATCGCCCTGTGGCTCGGACACGAATCGACGCAGTCCACGGAGATTTATCTGCATGCCGACATGCGCCTGAAGGAGCAGGCGCTGGCGCATGCGACCTCCGCGGGCATTGCGCCCCGCCGCTTCCACGCCCCCGATCGGCTGCTTACGTTCCTCGAGGGCCTGTAA
- a CDS encoding IS66 family transposase, whose amino-acid sequence MRGPSTGDHFSLAEEALAQIQKLYAVEKAARPLSPEDRQQYRAQHAKPLWDTLQTWLAIHRPGVPPQSALGRALAYLANEWDKLVVYLTDGRIPIDNNADNAVNGISRVIPRHGLFRVTVQRCDFAADRGSMARPVAA is encoded by the coding sequence ATTAGAGGTCCGTCAACGGGGGACCACTTCAGCCTGGCCGAGGAGGCGCTCGCCCAGATCCAGAAGCTCTATGCCGTGGAGAAGGCGGCGCGCCCCCTAAGCCCCGAAGACCGGCAGCAGTACCGCGCCCAGCATGCCAAGCCCCTGTGGGACACGCTCCAGACCTGGCTTGCTATCCACCGCCCCGGCGTCCCGCCGCAAAGCGCCTTGGGCCGGGCTTTGGCGTATCTTGCGAACGAATGGGACAAGCTCGTCGTGTATCTCACCGATGGGCGTATCCCGATCGATAACAATGCTGATAATGCCGTTAACGGCATTAGTCGCGTTATTCCGCGTCACGGATTATTCCGCGTCACGGTGCAGCGCTGCGATTTCGCGGCGGATCGCGGATCAATGGCACGCCCGGTCGCGGCATAA
- a CDS encoding transposase, whose product MERQVRAQYTADYKAQAVSLAESLGAAKAARKLGISVKTLANWIRISRDGAGFAKDGKRRPVSDVEAENARLRAENAQLRMERDFIKKAAAYFAKESK is encoded by the coding sequence ATGGAACGTCAGGTTCGTGCTCAATATACCGCCGATTACAAGGCGCAGGCAGTGTCATTGGCAGAGAGCCTCGGAGCGGCAAAGGCTGCCCGCAAGCTCGGTATTTCGGTCAAGACGCTGGCTAATTGGATCCGCATTTCGCGTGATGGAGCAGGGTTCGCCAAGGACGGGAAGCGCCGTCCTGTGAGCGATGTGGAAGCTGAGAATGCACGGCTTCGAGCCGAGAATGCTCAGCTGCGCATGGAGCGCGATTTCATAAAAAAAGCCGCAGCGTACTTTGCGAAGGAGTCCA